The segment TTTTCGCCAGCGTTACGTGGATCTGATTGTTAATTCACAGGTAAAGGAAATATTCAGGAAAAGGGCTTTCATTATCAACTATTTCAGAAATTATCTCAATCAGAAAGGCTATCTTGAAGTGGAGACACCGGTTTTACAGCCTATTTATGGAGGAGCCGCAGCACGTCCTTTTAAAACACACCACAATACCCTCGACATGACCCTCTACCTGAGGATTGCAAATGAACTTTATCTCAAACGTCTGATTACAGGCGGTTATTCAGGCGTATTTGAATTTGCAAAAGATTTCAGAAATGAAGGTATGGACAGGTTTCATAATCCTGAATTTACACAGCTTGAATTCTATGTCGCCTATAAAGACTATATCTGGATGATGGATACCTTCGAAGAAATTATGGAAGGCCTTGTCAATGCACTTTATGGTACGTCCGAAATAAGATATGGTGAACATACCGTCAATTTTAAAAGGCCATGGAAACGCATCAGCATGTATGACGTCATACAGGAATTTACAGGGACAGATATTTCACAAATGACTGAAGAAGAGCTTATCAGTTTTGCCGGTAGAGAAGGGGTTGAAATTGACAAAACCATGGGAAAAGGAAAAATCATTGATGAGATTTTCGGGGAGAAATGTGAACCCTATCTGATTCAACCTACCTTTATTACCGATTATCCGGTTGAAATGTCTCCTTTAGCCAAGAAACACAGAAGTAAACCCGGAATGGTTGAACGTTTTGAGTGTATTTGTATCGGCAAAGAAATATGCAATGCTTTCAGTGAGCTGAATGATCCTATCGACCAGCGCGAAAGGTTTGAAGCCCAGCTTGAACTGGGAAGAAGGGGAGATACGGAAGCCATGGTGCTGGATGAAGATTTTTTGAGGGCAATTGAATACGGAATGCCTCCGACAGC is part of the Sphingobacteriales bacterium genome and harbors:
- the lysS gene encoding lysine--tRNA ligase is translated as MAEQHLSEQEIIRREKLAQLRELGIEPYPPELFEINVKTSEIHNEFDQNPEKFKEVSIAGRLMSRRIMGKASFAELQDEYGKIQLYITRDDICPDENKDLYNVVFKKLMDIGDIVGVKGFVFRTQMGEITIHVREIKLLAKSLRPLPVVKEAEGNVFDAFTDPEQRFRQRYVDLIVNSQVKEIFRKRAFIINYFRNYLNQKGYLEVETPVLQPIYGGAAARPFKTHHNTLDMTLYLRIANELYLKRLITGGYSGVFEFAKDFRNEGMDRFHNPEFTQLEFYVAYKDYIWMMDTFEEIMEGLVNALYGTSEIRYGEHTVNFKRPWKRISMYDVIQEFTGTDISQMTEEELISFAGREGVEIDKTMGKGKIIDEIFGEKCEPYLIQPTFITDYPVEMSPLAKKHRSKPGMVERFECICIGKEICNAFSELNDPIDQRERFEAQLELGRRGDTEAMVLDEDFLRAIEYGMPPTAGIGIGIDRLTMLLTDSHSIQEVIFFPQMRPKEQI